One Blattabacterium cuenoti DNA window includes the following coding sequences:
- the miaA gene encoding tRNA (adenosine(37)-N6)-dimethylallyltransferase MiaA: MNKKLLISIVGPTCVGKTDLSLFLAKNLKTEILSNDSRQFYKELKIGTCPPTIKELKSIPHHFIGNKNVYQDYNARLFEIDFLNKIKILFKKYNILIMVGGSGLYEKAALEGLSFIPKIDMNIRNELIFNFKKNGIKFLQKELKILYEKNICNNIDLNNPIRLIRYIEIIKSTGKSPSFFFKKKNKKRNFHILKIGLYLNKEIIHYNINNRVNNMIKNGLLYEAEKLYSLYFNKNLKSLQTIGYKEIFHFFDKKNKLKFDQIIYQIKSNTNKYAKRQLTWYKKNKNIKWYNPYEKYNILNFIEKKYGQYWI; this comes from the coding sequence TTGAATAAAAAATTATTAATATCTATAGTAGGTCCGACCTGTGTTGGAAAAACGGATTTATCTTTATTTTTAGCTAAAAATTTAAAAACAGAAATTTTGTCTAATGATTCAAGACAGTTTTATAAAGAATTGAAAATAGGTACATGTCCTCCTACTATAAAAGAATTAAAATCAATACCTCATCATTTTATTGGAAATAAAAATGTTTATCAAGATTACAATGCAAGATTATTTGAAATAGATTTTTTAAATAAAATTAAAATTTTATTTAAAAAATACAATATATTAATTATGGTAGGGGGGTCAGGGTTATATGAAAAAGCAGCATTAGAAGGTTTATCTTTTATCCCTAAAATAGATATGAACATAAGAAATGAATTAATATTTAATTTTAAAAAAAATGGGATAAAATTCTTACAAAAAGAATTAAAAATATTATATGAAAAAAATATATGTAACAATATAGATTTGAATAACCCAATACGTTTAATTAGGTATATAGAAATAATAAAATCTACTGGAAAATCTCCATCATTTTTTTTTAAAAAAAAAAATAAAAAAAGAAATTTTCATATTCTAAAAATAGGTCTTTATTTAAATAAAGAAATTATTCATTACAATATTAATAATAGAGTTAATAATATGATAAAAAATGGGTTATTATATGAAGCTGAAAAACTTTATTCACTTTATTTTAATAAAAATTTAAAAAGTTTACAAACCATAGGTTATAAAGAAATTTTCCATTTTTTTGATAAAAAAAATAAATTAAAATTTGATCAGATTATTTACCAAATTAAGTCTAATACCAACAAATACGCAAAAAGACAATTAACTTGGTATAAAAAAAATAAAAATATTAAATGGTATAATCCATATGAAAAATATAATATATTAAATTTTATAGAAAAAAAATATGGGCAATACTGGATTTGA
- a CDS encoding bifunctional folylpolyglutamate synthase/dihydrofolate synthase: MNYLETIDWILQKIPSYQKIGLNNLSYKPGLERIINLCRYLGNPQKSFDSIHVGGTNGKGSTTNMLYSILIEEGYKVGSFTSPHLMDFRERISCNGNYIDKSFVVDFIKQNKSFLEKESISFFEMNTAMAFQYFREKKIDIAVIEVGMGGRLDSTNIINPIISIITNISIDHSESLGDNELKIAFEKAGIIKKTVPVVIGEDISDIVKKFFFKFSLKNNSPIYFFLKKNFKSIKINNNFFDKIIYQNINKNLVLYTIDILNKKNFLISNNSINKGLINIKKNTNFKGRWSIIKKKYPKIICDIAHNKNGIKMVNLQLKKESYENLHLVLGFVKDKKVSSFIKFFPHDSYYYFCQPSIERKYDINKLKILIKKIFIKNEKFNFFYSVKSAFFSAKKLSKKNDLILICGSTFIVYEIFKLL; encoded by the coding sequence TTGAATTATTTAGAAACTATTGATTGGATATTACAAAAAATACCATCTTATCAAAAAATTGGTTTAAATAATTTATCATATAAACCTGGATTAGAAAGAATTATTAACTTATGTAGATATCTTGGAAATCCTCAAAAATCATTTGATAGTATTCATGTTGGGGGAACAAATGGTAAAGGATCTACTACTAATATGTTATATTCTATTCTTATAGAAGAAGGATATAAAGTAGGTTCATTTACATCTCCTCATTTAATGGATTTTAGAGAAAGAATTTCTTGTAATGGAAATTATATAGACAAAAGTTTTGTTGTAGATTTTATTAAACAAAATAAATCTTTTTTGGAAAAAGAATCTATTTCATTTTTTGAAATGAATACAGCAATGGCATTTCAATATTTTAGAGAAAAAAAAATTGATATAGCTGTTATTGAAGTTGGAATGGGAGGTAGATTAGATTCAACTAATATTATAAATCCAATTATTTCTATTATTACTAATATTAGCATAGATCATTCAGAATCTTTAGGCGATAATGAATTGAAAATAGCTTTTGAAAAAGCTGGAATTATAAAAAAAACTGTTCCTGTAGTAATAGGAGAAGATATTTCTGATATTGTTAAAAAATTTTTTTTTAAATTTTCTTTAAAAAATAATTCTCCTATTTATTTTTTTTTAAAAAAAAATTTTAAGTCAATAAAAATAAATAATAATTTTTTTGATAAAATTATTTATCAAAATATTAATAAAAATTTGGTATTATATACTATAGATATTTTAAATAAAAAAAATTTTTTAATATCTAATAATTCTATTAACAAGGGATTAATTAATATTAAAAAAAATACAAATTTTAAAGGACGTTGGAGTATAATAAAAAAAAAATATCCTAAAATCATTTGTGATATAGCTCATAATAAAAATGGAATAAAAATGGTTAATCTTCAATTGAAAAAGGAATCATATGAAAATTTACATTTAGTATTAGGATTTGTAAAAGATAAAAAGGTTAGTTCATTTATTAAATTTTTTCCTCATGATTCATATTATTATTTTTGTCAACCTTCTATAGAAAGAAAATATGATATAAATAAACTAAAGATTTTAATAAAAAAAATTTTTATAAAGAATGAAAAATTTAATTTTTTTTATTCTGTTAAGTCAGCATTTTTTTCTGCTAAAAAATTATCTAAAAAAAATGATTTAATATTGATATGCGGCAGTACATTTATTGTATATGAAATTTTTAAATTATTATAA
- the glnS gene encoding glutamine--tRNA ligase, with amino-acid sequence MKIKSYLHFIEKIIEEDIKKGFPKCKIKFRFPPEPNGVLHIGHVKAIYLNFKLGIKYNSPVNLRFDDTNPNKESKKFIESIKDDILFLGFKWDLESYASDYFNNLYNWAKILIKNNYAYIDDQPKNIIKFQRKNYFESGINSNNRNRSSEENLFLFEKMKNGFFEEGFCVLRAKIDMSSSNINMRDPIMYRIIKKKHYKTGYDWCIYPTYDWAHGQCDYIEQISHSLCSLEFENKRPLYNWFIKKIYNNKNIKPKQIEFSRLNLSHTITSKRKIQYLINNKIIKSWDDPRLSTISGLRKRGYTSISIKNFIEKVGISKRNNIIDKSLLEFFIRNHLNKITPRIMVIMNPLKIIITNYPDNYVEWINAENNPVNINLGFRKIPFSKNLYIEFDDFLEKKRDEFFRLYIGNEVRLKNAYIIKAHSVKRNNKGIIKEIYCTYDPFSKSTKSKNNKKRNKRIKSTLHWVSISHAFLIKINLYNTLFLKKNPDHINNIIYKNINLESLKKIIGYAEPHLKNIAKIGSHIQFQRNGYFYVEKTNNLITFNKTVSLKKK; translated from the coding sequence ATAAAAATAAAATCTTATTTACATTTTATAGAAAAAATAATAGAAGAAGATATAAAAAAAGGTTTTCCTAAATGTAAAATAAAATTTAGATTTCCACCTGAACCAAATGGAGTATTACATATTGGACATGTAAAAGCTATTTATCTAAATTTTAAATTAGGAATTAAATATAATTCTCCTGTTAATTTAAGATTTGACGATACTAATCCTAATAAAGAAAGTAAAAAATTTATAGAGTCTATTAAAGATGATATTTTATTTTTAGGATTTAAATGGGATCTAGAAAGTTATGCTTCAGATTATTTTAATAATCTTTATAATTGGGCTAAAATTTTAATAAAAAATAATTATGCATATATAGATGATCAACCAAAAAATATAATAAAATTTCAAAGAAAAAATTATTTTGAGTCAGGAATTAATAGTAATAATAGAAATAGATCTTCTGAAGAAAATTTATTCTTGTTTGAAAAAATGAAAAATGGTTTTTTTGAAGAAGGATTTTGTGTATTAAGAGCTAAAATTGATATGAGTTCCTCGAATATAAATATGAGAGATCCTATAATGTATAGAATTATAAAAAAAAAACATTATAAAACTGGATATGATTGGTGTATTTATCCTACTTACGATTGGGCTCATGGTCAATGTGATTATATTGAACAAATATCTCATTCCCTATGTTCATTAGAATTTGAAAATAAACGTCCGTTATACAATTGGTTTATAAAAAAAATATATAATAATAAAAATATTAAACCAAAACAAATAGAATTTTCAAGACTTAATTTAAGTCATACTATAACTAGTAAAAGAAAAATACAATATTTAATTAATAATAAGATTATTAAATCTTGGGATGATCCTAGATTATCAACAATATCTGGTTTACGTAAGAGAGGGTATACTTCTATATCTATAAAAAATTTTATTGAAAAAGTAGGAATTTCAAAAAGAAATAATATTATTGATAAATCTTTATTAGAATTCTTTATTAGAAATCATTTAAATAAAATAACACCTAGGATTATGGTCATAATGAATCCATTAAAAATTATAATTACTAATTATCCTGATAATTATGTAGAATGGATAAATGCAGAAAACAATCCTGTAAATATTAATTTAGGATTTAGAAAAATCCCTTTTTCTAAAAATTTATATATAGAATTTGATGATTTTTTAGAAAAAAAAAGAGATGAATTTTTCCGACTTTATATAGGAAATGAAGTAAGATTAAAAAATGCTTATATTATAAAAGCACATTCAGTAAAAAGAAATAATAAAGGAATCATAAAAGAAATATATTGTACTTATGATCCATTTAGCAAATCAACAAAATCAAAAAATAATAAAAAACGTAATAAAAGAATAAAAAGTACTTTACATTGGGTTTCTATATCACATGCATTTCTTATAAAAATAAATTTATATAATACACTTTTTTTAAAAAAGAATCCAGATCATATAAATAATATTATATACAAAAATATAAATTTAGAATCTTTAAAAAAGATAATAGGATATGCTGAACCTCATTTAAAAAATATAGCTAAAATAGGTAGTCATATACAATTTCAAAGGAATGGATATTTTTATGTAGAAAAGACTAATAATTTAATAACCTTTAACAAAACAGTTTCATTAAAAAAAAAATAA